The DNA region TTTTTAGTTTAATTTAGAGTTTAAAATGTGTTTTTTGTAGGTGCAAATTTATAATATTCAATGAATTAAACAATTATATTTTTTAACATTTATCAAAAACATATTAAAATTCAATATTCTGATATACAATATGTTATTACTTATAAAGTTGATAACAGGCCATTTCTCTTATTTTTTTGTCTTTTTTAAATCTTTTAATCCTTACAAATTGAGGATTGGTTGCAAATAATACATAATTTTACCTTGAATTATTTAATCCATGACCAAACCAAATAAAACCATTCTTATTGTATTGGCATTTTTTTCTATTTATGTCATTTGGGGCTCAACATATCTTTTAAATAAAATTGCTGTAACCGAACTTCCTCCTTTTAAATTGGCAGCTATTCGATTTTTAAGTGCCAGTTTGCTTATATTTTTAATAGCCAAGCTAATGGGGATAAGTCTTACTATTAGTAGAAAGCAGTTTTTAAATACTGCCATTGCCGGTTTTTTATTTTTAACATTTGGCAATGGAGTAGTGGTGTGGGCCTTAAAATATGTTGATAGTGGTTTTGCAGCTTTAGAAATTTCTGCACAGCCACTTGTAGTATTATTACTAATGCTAATAATACAAAAGAAAAAAATTCAACCCATGTCAATCGTTGGTATTGTGTTGGGTATGATTGGAATGTACTTACTGGTAAGTCAAAAACAAATCATCAGTAATGAAAATACAATTATAGGGTTAATAATGATTTTTTCCTGTATGATAAGTTGGGGCTATGGAAGTATATTTGTTGGTAAAGCAGATTTGCCTACCAATTTTTTTGTAAACACAGGTTACCAGATGTTTACGGGCGGAATTATGCTATTGATTATGAGCTTGTTTTTTGGAGAACAATGGTCAAATCCATTAGAGTGGAGCGGTAAGGTTCAACTTTCAATGCTGATATTAATTACTTTTGGAAGTATTATCGCTTTTACTTCATTTAATTATCTATTAAAACATGTCTCACCAGAAAAAGTGGCGACCTCTACCTATGTAAATCCAATAATTGCGTTAGCATTAGGCTGGTATTTTTTAGAAGAGCAAATTACCGTACAATCTATTATCGCGGCTGTTATACTTTTAACCGGAGTTTATTTTATTAATACTGCTAAAAAGTTAAAGGTTTATTCCAGATTTAGGAAATAAATATGGCCATTAGTATTATTATACAATACTTATGGTAGTGCCACTGGTTTGGACAATATCTCCTTTTATAAGTTTGTTTCTGACTCTAGTTTCTATAAGGCCATTGACCATAACCTCTTCATTCAGAATCATAATTTTTGCATGTCCACCAGTTTGGGCAATCCCTAATACTTGGAGTAATTTATTTAAAGTAATATAAGGCTGATCAATTCTTAATTTGAAAGTTTTTTCTTTCATAATAACGTAGTGAAACAATTTTTACAATCCAATAATTAGTCTTTTACCAATTCTTAATGTAGTGGTTCTTTTAATACCATTTGCCCTACATAAGGCAAAAATTGATACGCCATATTTTTTTGCAATTCTAGAAAGAGAATCCCCTCTCCTTATTTTATGAGTCTTTGTTTTAACTGCTTTTAGTGATGTGGCAGCTTTAAACGTAGTAGCTACATTTATTTTACTTTTTCTTTTGGAATTGTGTAGGTGGGGGCTAGTCCATTTATTGGTAACCCAAAACTCGTTGCTTCTTATCTTATTTTTTTTGCTAAAATCAAACAAATATTCCGGGTTTATATAGTTCCCTTTATATATAGTTTCTAAATGCAAATGACTTCCTCTAGCATTACCGGTGATACCACCAAGTCCAAGAACCTCTCCTTTATTTATCACATCGTTTACTTTTACTAATTGCTTGGATAAATGTGCATAAAGTAACTCTAAACCATTGGAATGCCTGACTATGACCGTTCTTCCATAACCTCGATTGTAACCAACATAGCGTACCTTTCCGTCTAATATTGCTCTTAATGTATCTCCTGTGACCAAATCGATGTCAATACCTTTATGCGGCCTTCTGTTTCTCCATCCATAACGAGATGTTACCACTTTATCAAATAAAACGGGGGATGTAAATGTACTATCGCTAAACAGTAACTGAAAGGGGACATTTTTAATAGGTATAGGGTAGGGATTAATACGCTTAGTATTCCAATTTTCAGAAATAAAAGAGTTTACACTTGAATAATCTACTATTAATTTTAGTTCAGTTTCAGTTAAAAAATCAA from Aureibaculum sp. 2308TA14-22 includes:
- a CDS encoding M23 family metallopeptidase — translated: MKKLLPLLLIFVSLANVYGQDRAIDPIHIPSLKEKIDTHLDFLTETELKLIVDYSSVNSFISENWNTKRINPYPIPIKNVPFQLLFSDSTFTSPVLFDKVVTSRYGWRNRRPHKGIDIDLVTGDTLRAILDGKVRYVGYNRGYGRTVIVRHSNGLELLYAHLSKQLVKVNDVINKGEVLGLGGITGNARGSHLHLETIYKGNYINPEYLFDFSKKNKIRSNEFWVTNKWTSPHLHNSKRKSKINVATTFKAATSLKAVKTKTHKIRRGDSLSRIAKKYGVSIFALCRANGIKRTTTLRIGKRLIIGL
- a CDS encoding RNA-binding S4 domain-containing protein; this translates as MKEKTFKLRIDQPYITLNKLLQVLGIAQTGGHAKIMILNEEVMVNGLIETRVRNKLIKGDIVQTSGTTISIV
- a CDS encoding EamA family transporter, whose translation is MTKPNKTILIVLAFFSIYVIWGSTYLLNKIAVTELPPFKLAAIRFLSASLLIFLIAKLMGISLTISRKQFLNTAIAGFLFLTFGNGVVVWALKYVDSGFAALEISAQPLVVLLLMLIIQKKKIQPMSIVGIVLGMIGMYLLVSQKQIISNENTIIGLIMIFSCMISWGYGSIFVGKADLPTNFFVNTGYQMFTGGIMLLIMSLFFGEQWSNPLEWSGKVQLSMLILITFGSIIAFTSFNYLLKHVSPEKVATSTYVNPIIALALGWYFLEEQITVQSIIAAVILLTGVYFINTAKKLKVYSRFRK